A region from the Candidatus Paceibacterota bacterium genome encodes:
- a CDS encoding class I SAM-dependent methyltransferase — MARTNSKLKNFYDKVYLKGEKKHYSKLLLGDKITEEKKAILGEVSWSGKKVLDVGCGTGELAFLVAKEGAEKVVAIDYSASAIEVANANYHSDNLAYRCEDINKISGSFDVITVVGVLEHIDDPLKLLKKLKKMLAPKGSIIVTCPNWSNPRGYILLALKDLFDAEITLADIHYFTPVEFEKWSKLLKMFLSWKTLEHDWGHGKKLIKDFTRRLPNVLKPLKGASKTGIDTFIKWLDSHVSELEGELKHNGATGFYHFRLD, encoded by the coding sequence ATGGCCAGAACGAATTCCAAATTAAAAAATTTTTACGACAAGGTCTACTTGAAAGGCGAGAAGAAACACTACAGCAAACTGCTTTTGGGAGACAAGATTACCGAGGAGAAAAAGGCAATCCTTGGCGAGGTGTCTTGGTCAGGCAAGAAAGTGCTCGATGTTGGTTGCGGCACAGGGGAGCTGGCGTTTCTGGTTGCTAAGGAAGGGGCAGAGAAAGTAGTAGCGATCGATTATTCGGCATCGGCGATTGAAGTTGCCAACGCGAATTACCATTCTGACAATTTAGCCTATCGTTGCGAGGATATTAATAAGATTTCCGGTTCTTTTGATGTCATAACAGTGGTTGGAGTCCTGGAGCACATTGATGATCCCTTGAAGCTCCTTAAAAAGCTCAAGAAGATGTTGGCACCGAAAGGCTCGATTATTGTCACTTGCCCGAACTGGTCAAATCCGAGGGGATATATTCTGCTCGCGCTCAAGGACCTTTTTGATGCCGAAATCACTCTGGCCGATATCCATTATTTTACTCCCGTTGAATTTGAGAAGTGGTCTAAGCTGCTTAAGATGTTTTTAAGCTGGAAGACCTTGGAGCATGACTGGGGTCATGGAAAAAAACTCATCAAAGATTTTACTCGGCGCCTGCCAAACGTGCTCAAACCTTTAAAAGGCGCCTCCAAAACCGGCATTGATACATTTATCAAATGGTTGGATAGTCATGTGTCAGAACTCGAGGGTGAGTTGAAGCACAATGGAGCTACCGGCTTTTATCATTTCCGTCTGGACTAG